The following proteins come from a genomic window of Syntrophorhabdaceae bacterium:
- a CDS encoding IS3 family transposase — protein MRAVPDPEVPEKAIRRKFTAAYKSRILREAELCTQPGQLGALLRREGLYYSNIAKWRRQAEQGLIPKKRGPQKPDPGVR, from the coding sequence ATCAGGGCAGTTCCTGATCCCGAAGTGCCCGAGAAGGCAATACGACGTAAGTTCACGGCGGCATATAAATCCCGTATCCTCAGAGAAGCAGAATTATGCACGCAACCGGGTCAGCTCGGTGCCCTGTTACGCCGTGAAGGACTCTATTATTCAAACATTGCAAAGTGGAGGCGTCAGGCCGAACAGGGTCTTATCCCGAAAAAGAGAGGACCTCAAAAACCCGATCCCGGTGTCCGTC